One window of Halopseudomonas maritima genomic DNA carries:
- the mnmH gene encoding tRNA 2-selenouridine(34) synthase MnmH, translating into MRDNTEDFRQLFLQNVPLMDVRAPIEFGKGAFPEAVNLPLMNDSERQKVGTQYKQQGQAAAIELGHQLVRGKVKAARIDAWLARVQAAPEGYLYCFRGGLRSQLVQQWLSEAGVQYPRVIGGYKAMRRFLIDTLDAAALECSPMLVAGMTGTGKTEVISALDNSLDLEGHAHHRGSSFGRHATPQPGQIDFENRLAIAALKVRATGARRLVLEDEGRIVGSCSVPLTLYQVMQEAPLVWLEDSFENRVTRILGDYVINMQAEYAALHPSDADAGFNAFADYLLGSLQRIYKRLGGERHQQLDALMREALDIQQRTGDVQAHRRWIEGLLTHYYDPMYVYQRENKNARVVFRGEQQAVIDWLREHSISE; encoded by the coding sequence GCCAATTGAGTTTGGCAAGGGTGCCTTTCCCGAGGCGGTCAATTTGCCATTGATGAACGACAGCGAGCGCCAGAAGGTCGGCACCCAGTACAAGCAGCAGGGACAGGCTGCCGCTATAGAGTTGGGACATCAGTTGGTACGCGGCAAGGTCAAGGCTGCTCGCATCGACGCCTGGCTGGCCCGCGTGCAGGCCGCCCCCGAGGGCTACCTTTACTGTTTCCGTGGCGGGCTGCGCTCGCAATTAGTGCAGCAGTGGCTGAGCGAGGCGGGCGTGCAGTACCCGCGGGTAATCGGTGGTTACAAGGCCATGCGGCGCTTTCTGATCGACACCCTGGACGCCGCTGCGCTTGAGTGCAGCCCCATGCTGGTTGCGGGCATGACCGGCACCGGCAAGACCGAGGTGATCAGCGCGCTGGATAACAGCCTGGATCTTGAAGGGCACGCTCATCATCGTGGTTCCAGCTTCGGCCGCCATGCCACCCCGCAGCCGGGGCAGATTGACTTTGAGAACCGGCTTGCCATTGCCGCGCTGAAGGTCCGCGCCACCGGCGCCAGGCGCTTGGTGCTGGAGGACGAAGGCCGTATTGTCGGCAGCTGCTCTGTGCCCCTGACCCTGTATCAGGTCATGCAGGAGGCGCCGCTGGTCTGGCTGGAAGACAGCTTTGAAAACCGCGTTACACGGATTCTTGGCGATTACGTCATCAACATGCAGGCCGAGTACGCAGCGTTGCATCCGAGTGATGCCGACGCCGGCTTCAACGCCTTTGCCGACTATCTTTTGGGCAGTTTGCAGCGTATCTACAAGCGTCTGGGCGGGGAGCGCCATCAGCAGCTTGATGCTCTGATGCGCGAGGCCCTGGATATTCAGCAGCGCACGGGTGATGTGCAGGCGCACCGGCGCTGGATTGAAGGTTTGCTGACGCATTATTACGACCCCATGTATGTCTATCAGCGTGAAAACAAGAACGCGCGGGTAGTATTTCGAGGGGAGCAGCAGGCGGTCATCGACTGGCTGCGCGAGCACAGCATCAGCGAATAA